A genomic segment from Rhodospirillaceae bacterium encodes:
- a CDS encoding FAD-binding protein, giving the protein MAERKVPNLFRVDYDAGPEGPPQQLGLESAAAADRAWDVIIIGAGSAGMPAALFAAKRGAKVLVIEHSGAVGGTLRLAPAQMSAAGTKLQKSLGIDDTPEEHFADAMRISRGTINQDLAKLAIWNAGKMFDWLMDGGFDMMPECPSKGNTHEPFSKARYYWGREFGRSILKVVEPQLMEAVKTCDLTILLRHEALSLLQQDDGTVTGVIAKDIEGVERSYTGRSVVITSGGYAANTTMYEELSGQPQYQKWWSPFSQGRGHQLGLSAGAYLRGIENFMASFGIILESDQYPAKALGRPNSYPEVRQPWEIYVNALGQRFVCEDLPSVDAREHALLKQPGMRYWVIFDQDILDQAPPVVEGWTQDQVKDAFGSTYSFYKGQSLAELAAAAGIDAKGLKDTVDLYNYGIGAGHDVFARKHSPLPIGKPPFYAIRAQGCAITGAAGLAVDNDLRVIRRDGSAIPGLYAAGEILGAGVLQGNAYVGGMMVTPALTFGKLLGEKILPLGNQ; this is encoded by the coding sequence ATGGCAGAACGAAAAGTCCCAAACCTTTTCAGAGTGGATTACGACGCCGGCCCCGAAGGACCGCCACAACAACTGGGTTTAGAGAGCGCAGCAGCGGCAGACCGCGCCTGGGACGTCATCATCATCGGTGCTGGTTCTGCCGGTATGCCCGCTGCGCTTTTTGCGGCAAAACGCGGCGCGAAGGTTTTGGTGATTGAACACTCTGGTGCAGTTGGCGGAACACTGCGACTGGCACCCGCGCAAATGAGTGCCGCCGGGACCAAGTTACAGAAATCGCTGGGGATAGACGATACACCGGAAGAGCATTTTGCAGATGCCATGCGAATCAGCCGCGGTACGATCAATCAAGACCTCGCGAAACTGGCGATCTGGAACGCGGGAAAGATGTTCGACTGGCTTATGGATGGTGGCTTCGACATGATGCCAGAGTGCCCGTCAAAGGGGAACACACATGAGCCGTTCAGCAAGGCCCGCTATTACTGGGGCCGCGAATTCGGTCGATCCATCTTGAAAGTCGTTGAACCGCAGCTCATGGAGGCCGTGAAGACGTGCGACCTGACGATTCTTCTGCGGCACGAAGCTTTGTCCTTGCTCCAGCAGGACGACGGCACGGTGACCGGTGTGATCGCAAAGGATATTGAAGGTGTTGAACGCTCTTACACAGGGCGGAGCGTGGTCATTACATCGGGCGGATATGCCGCCAACACAACCATGTACGAAGAACTGTCGGGCCAACCACAATATCAAAAATGGTGGTCGCCCTTCAGTCAGGGACGAGGCCATCAACTTGGCCTCTCTGCCGGTGCATACCTGCGCGGCATTGAGAACTTTATGGCCAGCTTTGGCATTATATTGGAGTCTGATCAATACCCAGCGAAGGCACTCGGACGGCCCAACAGCTATCCAGAAGTGCGGCAGCCTTGGGAGATCTACGTGAACGCGCTTGGTCAACGGTTCGTGTGTGAAGATTTACCGAGTGTGGATGCTCGTGAACATGCCCTGCTTAAACAACCCGGCATGCGGTATTGGGTCATCTTCGATCAAGACATTTTAGACCAAGCCCCGCCGGTGGTAGAAGGCTGGACCCAAGACCAAGTCAAAGACGCCTTCGGCTCCACCTATTCGTTTTACAAAGGTCAAAGCCTGGCAGAACTGGCGGCGGCCGCCGGAATTGATGCCAAGGGTCTGAAGGATACAGTCGATCTTTATAACTATGGCATTGGGGCCGGACATGATGTGTTTGCACGAAAACACAGCCCGCTGCCCATCGGCAAACCGCCATTCTATGCCATACGGGCGCAAGGTTGTGCGATTACGGGCGCAGCTGGATTGGCCGTGGACAATGACCTTAGGGTCATACGGCGCGATGGATCGGCAATCCCAGGGCTCTACGCTGCCGGAGAAATTCTTGGTGCTGGGGTGTTACAGGGCAATGCCTACGTCGGTGGCATGATGGTGACGCCGGCCTTAACCTTCGGTAAATTGCTTGGTGAGAAAATTCTCCCCCTTGGTAATCAGTAA